In a genomic window of Pseudoglutamicibacter albus:
- a CDS encoding FtsX-like permease family protein, with product MNTIARANVRAYLRRYIAVILAVTIGVAFLSAVMNFSTSSKASLANSQGQVYSQSDVVVQVKDTGKSQGDPEKAAQGLEQIDKIVTSNGSVADHAMYQSAMIFSLGGGYDPLTLYAVKGDWSLFGFKKLEGEFPDGKSIGISKEIKQRFKGSQDSSAPALTLGYSPDSDGQEQDPEEAKPQKYEANGVFEDSMMIDDVGLPLVFMDYKQAEASGLLMGSPEPVYLLKLTPGSNPDEIVRQIKTAVQKAGIEGVTVATPEQLLEQSMENIGSSMVFVTVALFAFVLLSAVVCVLVTSNTFTVVLAQRTRELALLRTIGANSKQIKSMMRTEGLLVGLIGGVVGVALGIALIAGGGSIMAWVTKSSTFQFAFNWWSLPAGMVLAVVMTWLASIRPAKKASSLSPIAALQPQETVTVGSRKGKKRITTGVLLILLGAVFIGIGMAGPAVLPVEDDADTAAVFFLVVFLGCVLAFLGLLVVATFLVPFLVGQAGKPFAGKPAGKLAGLNAVRHPARTGAVGSALMIGVVLVAACLTGMFSLRATMNNMISNQFPIDAKVYFEEDKLPTDKTLENVAKANEVEAAVLVKPAKLTEDQMAETSCSALYVGDVEALKKVVPSNVPLPGANEFGPVGKLEEALPLKIKGTTLKPHGTASRAAVPCMIDIQTAQKLNIETLDEQTQIWAKLDEDVKPTTASEVIANAAHVTPQNLELAAQEKEAYDATIMTFTLIVVGLFGVAVLIALVGVSNTLTLSILERTRENALLRALGLTRKQLRSMLFLEAFLIAGITALAAVIFGTLFGYFGSTALLRLMDGAEFTIPWIPLFILWVATVAITMLATVLPARRAAKITPVEGLAVE from the coding sequence ATGAATACGATTGCACGCGCGAATGTGCGCGCTTATCTGCGCCGCTATATAGCGGTAATCCTCGCTGTGACGATCGGTGTTGCGTTCCTCAGCGCTGTCATGAACTTCTCGACCTCCTCGAAGGCGAGCCTCGCCAATTCCCAAGGCCAGGTCTATTCACAGTCTGATGTTGTCGTGCAGGTGAAGGATACCGGCAAGTCTCAGGGGGACCCTGAAAAAGCAGCACAGGGGCTGGAGCAAATCGACAAGATTGTGACCTCGAACGGTTCGGTTGCTGATCATGCGATGTATCAGAGCGCAATGATCTTCTCACTCGGCGGAGGCTACGATCCTCTGACCCTCTATGCAGTCAAGGGAGATTGGAGCCTGTTCGGTTTCAAGAAACTCGAAGGCGAATTCCCTGATGGCAAGAGCATCGGTATCTCCAAGGAGATCAAACAGCGCTTCAAGGGTTCTCAGGACTCAAGCGCGCCGGCGCTGACCTTGGGATACTCGCCGGATTCTGACGGGCAGGAGCAGGACCCGGAGGAAGCTAAGCCGCAGAAATACGAGGCCAACGGTGTATTTGAAGACTCTATGATGATCGATGACGTTGGTTTGCCTCTGGTCTTCATGGACTATAAGCAGGCTGAAGCCTCAGGCCTGTTGATGGGCTCTCCCGAGCCGGTGTACCTGCTCAAGCTCACCCCGGGTAGCAACCCGGATGAGATCGTACGGCAGATCAAAACCGCCGTGCAGAAAGCAGGCATCGAAGGCGTCACGGTTGCAACACCGGAGCAGCTGCTCGAGCAGTCGATGGAGAACATCGGCTCCTCCATGGTCTTCGTCACCGTAGCGCTCTTCGCGTTCGTGCTGCTCTCGGCAGTGGTGTGTGTGCTCGTCACATCGAACACGTTCACCGTGGTTTTGGCTCAGCGCACCCGCGAACTTGCGTTGCTTCGCACGATCGGTGCTAACTCGAAGCAGATCAAGTCCATGATGCGCACCGAAGGCCTCCTGGTCGGGTTGATCGGCGGCGTGGTTGGTGTTGCGCTCGGCATCGCGCTGATCGCCGGCGGTGGTTCGATCATGGCTTGGGTTACTAAGTCTTCGACGTTCCAGTTCGCATTCAACTGGTGGTCCCTCCCAGCCGGTATGGTCCTGGCCGTGGTCATGACATGGCTTGCCTCGATCCGCCCGGCAAAGAAGGCTTCCAGCCTCTCCCCGATCGCTGCCCTCCAGCCGCAAGAAACCGTGACGGTCGGTAGCCGTAAGGGCAAGAAACGCATCACCACCGGTGTGCTGCTGATCCTGTTGGGTGCCGTTTTCATCGGCATCGGCATGGCTGGGCCTGCGGTTCTCCCTGTCGAAGATGACGCCGACACTGCCGCGGTGTTCTTCTTGGTCGTCTTCCTAGGGTGCGTGCTGGCCTTCCTCGGCCTGCTCGTTGTCGCGACCTTCCTCGTGCCGTTCCTTGTGGGGCAGGCCGGTAAGCCCTTCGCTGGGAAACCGGCTGGAAAGCTCGCCGGGCTCAACGCGGTACGCCACCCAGCCCGCACAGGTGCGGTCGGCTCCGCACTGATGATCGGTGTGGTGTTGGTTGCGGCATGCCTCACGGGTATGTTCAGCCTCAGGGCCACGATGAACAACATGATCTCCAACCAGTTCCCGATCGATGCCAAAGTCTATTTCGAAGAGGACAAGCTCCCGACGGATAAGACGCTCGAGAACGTTGCCAAGGCTAACGAGGTCGAGGCAGCAGTGTTGGTCAAACCTGCGAAGCTCACGGAAGACCAGATGGCCGAGACCTCCTGCAGCGCCCTCTATGTTGGCGATGTCGAGGCGTTGAAGAAGGTCGTGCCTTCGAACGTGCCGTTGCCTGGGGCAAACGAGTTCGGCCCGGTCGGAAAACTTGAGGAAGCTCTTCCGCTGAAGATCAAGGGCACCACGCTCAAGCCTCACGGTACCGCCTCGAGGGCAGCCGTTCCGTGCATGATCGATATCCAGACCGCTCAGAAGCTCAACATCGAGACGCTTGATGAGCAGACACAGATCTGGGCCAAGCTGGACGAAGACGTCAAGCCGACGACCGCCTCTGAGGTGATCGCCAACGCAGCACACGTAACCCCACAGAACCTTGAACTGGCCGCACAGGAAAAGGAAGCGTACGACGCCACCATCATGACCTTCACGCTGATCGTGGTTGGGCTCTTCGGTGTCGCGGTCCTCATCGCGCTGGTGGGTGTCTCTAACACCCTGACACTCTCGATCCTCGAACGCACCCGCGAGAACGCTTTGCTGCGAGCCCTTGGCCTCACCCGCAAGCAGCTACGCTCAATGCTGTTCCTCGAAGCGTTCCTGATCGCAGGCATCACAGCGCTGGCGGCAGTGATCTTCGGTACCTTGTTCGGCTACTTCGGGTCCACCGCTCTGCTCCGTTTAATGGATGGTGCAGAGTTCACGATCCCGTGGATCCCGCTGTTCATCCTGTGGGTAGCAACCGTGGCGATCACCATGCTGGCAACGGTATTGCCAGCACGCCGCGCGGCCAAGATCACTCCAGTTGAGGGGCTCGCCGTCGAGTAA
- the metG gene encoding methionine--tRNA ligase: MTDLGKDKTFYMTTAISYPNGEPHIGHAYEFVAADAMARFKRLDGYDVYFLTGTDEHGQKMMQTAQKQGITPMELARVNSDRFQSTQDALGISYDRFIRTTDADHQAAAQAIWKAMEANGDIYLGHYAGWYSVRDEAYYDEEETHVGEDGVRYATETETEVTWTEEESYFFRLSKYAEPLLELYKEQPEFAAPGSRFNEVIRFVERGLEDLSISRTTFDWGIPVPDAPGHVMYVWVDALTNYVTGVGYPDTAGEKFSKYWPADVHIIGKDISRFHAIYWPAFLMSAGIELPKRIMIHGFLHNNGVKMSKSLGNTVGPADFIENYGLDAMRYFFLREVPFGADGSYSHEAIVNRMNAELANNLGNLAQRSLSMVAKNLDGKMPALENLTEADTQLLDSAKGLLDSARAHYDKQAFSLALAEQWKVLHDANSYFAEMAPWVLRKEDPQRMSVVLAVTLDVVRRVALLAQPVMPDSMTRMLDVLGVRQGAMRTFAAFDSTVEAGTPLPKPQPIFPRYEEPQSS, encoded by the coding sequence GTGACTGATCTGGGTAAAGATAAAACGTTCTACATGACCACGGCTATCTCGTATCCGAACGGGGAACCGCACATCGGGCATGCCTACGAATTCGTGGCGGCTGACGCGATGGCGCGTTTCAAGCGTTTGGATGGCTATGACGTCTACTTCCTCACGGGCACTGATGAGCATGGCCAGAAGATGATGCAGACTGCACAAAAGCAGGGCATCACCCCGATGGAGTTGGCGCGTGTGAACTCGGATCGGTTCCAGTCCACGCAGGATGCTTTGGGTATTTCTTATGACCGGTTCATCCGCACCACTGATGCGGATCACCAGGCTGCCGCCCAGGCGATCTGGAAGGCCATGGAGGCCAATGGCGATATCTATTTGGGCCACTATGCGGGCTGGTATTCGGTACGCGATGAAGCCTATTACGACGAGGAAGAGACCCACGTAGGTGAGGATGGGGTCCGCTACGCGACCGAGACGGAAACTGAGGTGACCTGGACGGAAGAGGAATCGTATTTCTTCCGTCTCTCCAAGTACGCTGAGCCGTTGCTTGAGCTGTATAAGGAGCAGCCGGAGTTCGCGGCACCGGGTTCCCGGTTCAACGAGGTGATTCGTTTCGTTGAGCGTGGGCTTGAGGACCTCTCGATTTCGCGCACGACCTTCGACTGGGGTATCCCGGTTCCGGATGCGCCAGGGCACGTGATGTATGTGTGGGTTGATGCGTTGACGAACTACGTCACGGGCGTGGGCTACCCAGATACCGCGGGGGAGAAGTTCAGCAAGTACTGGCCAGCCGACGTGCACATTATCGGTAAGGATATTTCCCGTTTCCACGCGATTTATTGGCCTGCGTTTTTGATGTCTGCTGGCATCGAGTTGCCCAAGCGCATCATGATTCACGGGTTCTTGCACAATAATGGCGTGAAGATGTCTAAGTCTCTCGGTAACACGGTGGGTCCGGCTGACTTCATCGAGAATTATGGCTTGGATGCGATGCGGTACTTCTTCTTGCGTGAAGTGCCGTTCGGTGCGGACGGCTCGTATTCGCATGAGGCGATTGTGAACCGCATGAACGCGGAGTTGGCTAATAACCTCGGTAACCTCGCGCAGCGTTCCCTTTCGATGGTCGCTAAGAATCTTGACGGGAAGATGCCAGCACTTGAGAATCTGACGGAGGCTGATACGCAGCTGTTGGATTCCGCCAAGGGTCTGCTGGACTCGGCCCGAGCTCATTACGATAAGCAGGCGTTCTCGCTGGCCCTTGCTGAGCAGTGGAAGGTACTGCACGATGCGAACTCGTATTTCGCTGAGATGGCTCCGTGGGTCTTGCGCAAGGAAGACCCGCAGCGCATGTCGGTGGTGTTGGCTGTGACCTTGGATGTGGTGCGGCGGGTCGCGTTGCTCGCTCAGCCGGTCATGCCGGATTCGATGACCCGCATGTTGGATGTGCTGGGTGTCCGCCAGGGCGCGATGCGCACGTTCGCGGCGTTCGATAGCACAGTCGAGGCGGGCACGCCGCTGCCGAAGCCGCAACCGATCTTCCCACGCTATGAGGAGCCCCAATCTAGCTAA
- the serA gene encoding phosphoglycerate dehydrogenase, which produces MAQTQPVVLIAEELSPATVEALGPDFEIRRTDGADRDRLLADIADVDAILVRSATQVDAEAISAAKNLKVIARAGVGLDNVDIKAATQDGVMVVNAPTSNIISAAELTVGHIIAAARNIPAANASMKEGQWNRKAFTGVELFEKTAGIIGLGRIGALVAERLAAFGMKLVAYDPYVTPARAQQLGVTLVELDELLAQADFITIHMPKTPETTGMISTEQFERMKDTAFVFNVARGGLIDEEALYTALTQGQIAGAGIDVYTSEPAQGIKFIELPNVSVTPHLGASTAEAQEKAGVAVAKSVRLALTGELVPDAVNVAGGVIDQDVRPGIPLAEKLGRIFSALAQGERLTSVELTVAGEIASKDVTSLKLAALKGVFTDVVSQGVSYVNAPVLAEQRGVATRLTTTEVSEDYRNKLVVSGALASGAALSVTGTLTGPKQIQKLTAVFGQNLEIPIEDHMLILRYEDRPGVVGALGRVLGEHNVNIGGMQVAPADEQGQSAAVVTIDDALPEGLLETIGEQIGASVAREVDLEEY; this is translated from the coding sequence GTGGCTCAGACTCAGCCTGTTGTACTGATTGCAGAAGAACTTTCGCCCGCAACCGTTGAAGCGTTGGGCCCAGATTTTGAGATCCGCAGGACTGATGGCGCGGACCGTGACCGTTTGCTCGCCGATATCGCTGATGTCGATGCGATCTTGGTTCGCTCCGCCACGCAGGTGGACGCGGAGGCGATCAGCGCGGCTAAGAACCTCAAGGTGATTGCGCGTGCCGGTGTCGGCTTGGACAACGTCGATATCAAGGCGGCCACCCAGGATGGTGTGATGGTTGTCAACGCGCCGACCTCTAACATCATTTCCGCAGCTGAACTGACGGTGGGTCACATCATCGCTGCGGCCCGCAATATTCCTGCCGCTAACGCTTCGATGAAAGAGGGGCAGTGGAACCGCAAGGCATTCACGGGTGTCGAGCTCTTTGAGAAGACCGCTGGCATCATCGGTTTGGGCCGCATTGGTGCGCTTGTTGCAGAACGGCTCGCCGCATTCGGTATGAAGCTCGTCGCATATGACCCCTACGTGACCCCGGCTCGTGCACAGCAGCTGGGTGTCACGCTCGTGGAGCTCGATGAACTGCTCGCTCAGGCTGACTTCATCACGATCCACATGCCGAAAACCCCGGAGACTACCGGGATGATCTCAACCGAACAGTTCGAGCGGATGAAAGACACCGCGTTCGTCTTCAACGTCGCCCGTGGCGGCCTCATCGACGAGGAGGCACTCTACACGGCGTTGACCCAAGGCCAGATCGCCGGTGCGGGCATCGATGTTTACACGTCCGAGCCTGCCCAGGGCATCAAGTTCATTGAGCTTCCCAACGTTTCGGTGACCCCGCACTTGGGTGCCTCGACCGCTGAGGCCCAGGAGAAGGCTGGCGTGGCTGTCGCTAAGTCCGTCCGTTTGGCTCTCACAGGTGAGCTGGTTCCGGATGCGGTCAACGTTGCCGGTGGCGTGATCGATCAGGACGTGCGCCCTGGTATTCCGTTGGCGGAGAAGCTCGGCCGTATTTTCTCCGCACTCGCGCAGGGTGAGCGTTTGACCTCGGTTGAACTCACGGTGGCTGGTGAGATCGCCTCCAAGGACGTCACGAGCCTCAAGCTCGCCGCCCTCAAGGGTGTTTTCACCGATGTTGTCTCGCAGGGGGTCTCCTACGTCAACGCGCCTGTTCTTGCGGAACAGCGTGGTGTCGCAACCCGCTTGACTACCACCGAGGTCTCTGAGGACTACCGCAATAAGCTCGTGGTTTCGGGTGCTTTGGCCTCCGGAGCTGCGCTGTCGGTGACCGGTACGTTGACGGGCCCCAAGCAGATCCAGAAGCTCACCGCAGTGTTCGGGCAGAACCTTGAGATCCCGATCGAGGATCACATGTTGATTCTGCGTTATGAGGACCGCCCGGGTGTTGTGGGTGCGTTGGGTCGCGTCTTGGGGGAGCATAACGTCAACATTGGCGGTATGCAGGTGGCCCCGGCCGATGAGCAGGGCCAGTCCGCCGCGGTTGTCACGATTGATGACGCCCTGCCGGAGGGCCTGTTGGAAACCATCGGTGAACAGATCGGCGCGAGCGTTGCTCGCGAGGTCGACCTCGAAGAGTACTAA
- the ilvC gene encoding ketol-acid reductoisomerase has translation MYYEEDADLSKLSDKKVAVIGYGSQGHAHALSLRDSGVDVRVGLAEGSKSRAKAEAEGLKVLNVADAAAEADVIMILVPDQVQAKVYEESIKDNLKAGDTLVFAHGFNIRYGYIEPGKDINVIMVAPKGPGHVVRREFEAGRGVPALIAVENDATGDAKEIALAWAKGIGATRAGVIETTFTEETESDLFGEQAVLCGGASQLVQYGFETLTEAGYAPEIAYFEVLHELKLIVDLMVEGGLSKQRWSISDTAEFGDYVSGPRVIDPSVKENMKAVLKDIQDGTFAKRFMDDQNNGATEFQKLRKEQEGHAIEATGRELRKLFSWMEDTDSDYTEGTAAR, from the coding sequence ATGTACTACGAAGAAGACGCAGACCTGAGCAAGCTCAGCGATAAGAAGGTAGCTGTTATCGGTTACGGTTCCCAGGGCCACGCTCATGCGCTTTCGCTGCGTGATTCGGGCGTGGATGTCCGTGTTGGTCTTGCTGAGGGCTCCAAGTCCCGCGCTAAGGCTGAAGCTGAAGGCCTCAAGGTCCTCAACGTTGCTGATGCCGCGGCTGAGGCTGATGTCATCATGATCTTGGTTCCAGATCAGGTTCAGGCCAAGGTTTACGAGGAGTCCATCAAGGACAACCTCAAGGCTGGCGACACCCTCGTCTTCGCCCACGGTTTCAACATCCGTTACGGCTACATCGAGCCGGGCAAGGACATCAACGTGATCATGGTTGCTCCTAAGGGCCCAGGCCACGTTGTCCGCCGCGAATTTGAAGCCGGCCGTGGTGTTCCAGCGTTGATCGCCGTTGAGAACGATGCGACTGGCGATGCCAAGGAGATCGCTCTGGCGTGGGCTAAGGGTATTGGCGCTACCCGCGCCGGTGTCATCGAGACGACCTTCACTGAAGAGACCGAATCTGACCTCTTCGGTGAGCAGGCTGTTTTGTGCGGTGGAGCCTCCCAGCTGGTCCAGTACGGTTTTGAGACCCTCACGGAGGCCGGTTACGCCCCAGAGATCGCATACTTCGAGGTTCTGCATGAGCTCAAGCTGATCGTTGACCTCATGGTTGAAGGCGGCTTGTCCAAGCAGCGCTGGTCGATTTCCGATACCGCTGAGTTCGGTGACTACGTCTCCGGTCCACGCGTGATCGACCCATCGGTCAAGGAAAACATGAAGGCTGTTCTGAAGGACATCCAGGACGGCACCTTCGCCAAGCGCTTCATGGATGACCAGAACAACGGCGCCACCGAGTTCCAGAAGCTGCGTAAGGAACAGGAAGGCCACGCGATCGAGGCGACCGGCCGCGAGCTGCGCAAGCTGTTCTCCTGGATGGAAGACACCGATTCGGACTACACCGAGGGCACTGCCGCTCGCTAA
- the ilvN gene encoding acetolactate synthase small subunit, which produces MARHTLSVLVEDVPGALTRVAGLFARRAFNIDSLAVGPTETPGLSRMTVVVQADEKLLEQVTKQLNKLVNVIKIVELEQTHSVQREHVLIKVNADAETRTQVTQAADYFRARVVDVSPDTVVLEATGSGEKISALFDVLEPFGIREIVQAGTLAIARGRKSMSHRALHSISA; this is translated from the coding sequence ATGGCACGCCATACTTTATCGGTACTGGTCGAGGACGTCCCCGGTGCGTTGACTCGCGTCGCTGGCCTCTTCGCCCGCCGTGCATTCAATATTGATTCTTTGGCTGTGGGCCCCACCGAGACCCCAGGGCTTTCCCGCATGACCGTAGTGGTTCAGGCGGATGAGAAGCTATTGGAGCAGGTGACTAAGCAGCTGAATAAGCTCGTCAACGTGATCAAGATTGTTGAGCTTGAGCAGACACACTCCGTGCAGCGTGAGCATGTGCTGATCAAGGTAAACGCTGACGCGGAGACACGCACCCAGGTGACGCAGGCCGCGGATTACTTCCGTGCCCGTGTGGTGGATGTTTCACCGGACACCGTGGTGCTTGAGGCAACCGGTTCGGGCGAGAAAATCTCTGCACTCTTTGATGTTTTGGAGCCGTTCGGTATCCGCGAGATCGTGCAGGCTGGAACGTTGGCTATCGCACGCGGACGCAAGTCGATGTCGCATCGGGCTTTGCACTCGATTTCGGCCTAG
- a CDS encoding acetolactate synthase large subunit encodes MGQANAASDASAGKNSRKTHHPRGHAVDVMGPNRSVDPIEMTGAQAIVRSLQELGIESVFGLPGGAILPTYDPLLEAPELNHVLVRHEQGAGHAAQGYAMVTGRPGVAIATSGPGATNLVTALADAHMDSVPMVAITGQVNSKVIGTDAFQEADIVGITMPITKHSFLVTNAQDVPDTLAKAFYLATTGRPGPVLVDVTKDAQEGLMTFTWPPQPAMAGYKPTSKGHIKQVREAAKYIASSIRPVFYVGGGVIKADAAEELRELAELVGAPVVTTLTARGAFPDSHDQHLGMPGMHGSVAAVSSLQQADLLITLGARFDDRVTGVLDSFAPEARVIHVDVDPAEISKNRNADVPIVGDLKRILPDLTEAYRERKNEGEAPDLEPWWEILNRIRDTYPLGYTKTTDGALAPQHIIQRLGEIAGPEAIYVAGVGQHQMWAAQFVKYERPRQWLNSAGLGTMGYSIPAAMGAKVGNPDRVVWAIDGDGCFQMTNQELATCVINKIPIKVALINNSSLGMVRQWQTLFYDGRYSNTELNTGKDSIRVPDFVKMADAYGCVGIRVETEDEIDAAIEKAMSINDRPVLIDFIVSKDAMVWPMVPSGVSNNEIQVARGMTPQWEEE; translated from the coding sequence ATGGGGCAGGCGAACGCTGCATCCGATGCGTCTGCGGGAAAGAACTCCCGCAAGACACACCACCCCCGCGGGCACGCGGTGGACGTCATGGGGCCTAATCGGAGCGTAGATCCGATTGAGATGACGGGCGCGCAGGCTATTGTGCGTTCCCTTCAGGAACTAGGTATTGAGTCTGTCTTTGGTCTTCCGGGTGGAGCTATTCTGCCAACCTATGACCCGCTGTTGGAGGCACCGGAACTCAACCACGTGCTGGTGCGCCACGAACAGGGGGCTGGGCACGCGGCTCAGGGTTATGCGATGGTGACTGGCCGTCCGGGTGTCGCGATCGCAACCTCCGGGCCAGGTGCAACCAACCTAGTGACCGCGCTCGCGGATGCCCATATGGACTCCGTCCCGATGGTCGCTATTACCGGTCAGGTGAACTCCAAGGTCATCGGTACTGACGCGTTCCAAGAAGCTGACATCGTGGGTATCACGATGCCGATCACCAAGCATTCGTTCCTGGTGACCAACGCCCAGGATGTCCCGGACACGCTCGCGAAGGCTTTCTATCTGGCGACCACAGGCCGTCCCGGCCCGGTTCTGGTCGATGTGACCAAGGACGCCCAAGAAGGCCTGATGACGTTCACGTGGCCTCCGCAGCCAGCCATGGCAGGCTATAAGCCGACCTCTAAGGGTCATATCAAGCAGGTGCGTGAGGCCGCTAAATACATCGCCTCCTCGATCCGCCCGGTGTTCTATGTCGGTGGTGGCGTGATCAAGGCCGATGCGGCCGAAGAATTGCGTGAGCTTGCCGAGCTGGTGGGCGCACCCGTGGTGACCACGCTGACTGCCCGCGGTGCGTTCCCGGACTCCCACGATCAGCATCTGGGCATGCCGGGTATGCACGGTTCAGTTGCTGCGGTGTCCTCGCTTCAGCAGGCGGACCTGCTGATCACCCTCGGCGCGCGTTTCGATGACCGTGTGACCGGCGTGCTGGATTCTTTCGCACCGGAAGCACGCGTGATCCACGTGGATGTGGATCCGGCGGAGATCTCTAAGAACCGCAACGCTGATGTTCCGATCGTGGGGGATCTGAAGAGGATCCTCCCGGACCTGACTGAGGCGTATCGCGAACGCAAGAATGAGGGGGAAGCCCCGGATCTTGAGCCGTGGTGGGAGATCCTCAACCGCATCCGCGATACGTATCCGCTCGGCTACACCAAGACAACCGACGGCGCACTCGCCCCGCAGCACATCATCCAGCGTCTGGGTGAGATTGCTGGTCCTGAAGCGATCTATGTTGCAGGTGTTGGCCAGCACCAGATGTGGGCTGCCCAGTTCGTGAAGTACGAACGGCCTCGCCAGTGGCTGAACTCCGCAGGCTTGGGCACTATGGGCTATTCGATCCCAGCGGCGATGGGTGCCAAGGTCGGTAACCCGGACCGTGTTGTGTGGGCCATCGACGGTGACGGCTGCTTCCAGATGACTAACCAGGAGTTGGCGACGTGTGTGATCAACAAGATCCCGATCAAGGTTGCGCTCATCAACAACTCGTCACTCGGCATGGTTCGGCAGTGGCAGACGCTGTTCTATGACGGCCGCTACTCCAACACCGAGCTGAACACGGGTAAGGATTCGATCCGTGTCCCGGACTTCGTGAAGATGGCGGATGCCTATGGTTGCGTTGGTATCCGTGTGGAGACCGAAGACGAGATTGATGCGGCGATCGAGAAGGCGATGTCCATCAACGACCGCCCCGTGCTGATCGACTTCATCGTCTCCAAGGACGCCATGGTGTGGCCGATGGTCCCTTCAGGTGTTTCAAATAACGAGATTCAGGTGGCACGAGGCATGACGCCTCAGTGGGAAGAGGAATAG